One window of Longimicrobium sp. genomic DNA carries:
- a CDS encoding BamA/TamA family outer membrane protein: MRPAGGGAVVVVFRVEEGRPLVVRSLQVRGLEPFADSIDLPDLPLGTGGVYALPRLEAAQRAIARALAELGYAFAIVEVSGSVSREAHAADVVLEAVPGPRAVFGSTTIRAEGPLQERDVRARLGWRVGERFDPDALETMAERLYRLPIVERVALEPRRAAAADSVVETLVAVETGRRTGFQAEGIVSRSACLGGTAWWASRYFLGAPRVFALRVGGSNLFADQLGGLCAGEDEFADPDYFARAELRQPLGAASWLLLDAEVSRESATRAYIRRGVSGRIAYATQLARGLDGLIGYAPERSDNEAGAPFFCALYAVCAGAALDALTGTATLAPAELSAAYTPPGARRPALGPRATWDPLRPIPDWLFSTRATLSAAGGPTGSEYDFASAVLEGNATRLVGGRAELAARVRAGALAGARDPLPPQVRLFGGGPRGVRGVPQNLLGPRLLVVRADEGENLGCALAAGACEGVEVDPGAVFPRATGGEALVEASAEARWWVANRLQLAAFADFGAVRSGAAPGAPSAVRRTESILTPGIGVLAVTAVGPVRVDVAYNPSPARTYPLFARDPDGDGYLYLGNVVYDPFGHDGAGGWKEFGRRLQLQLTLGQVF, translated from the coding sequence GCGCTCGCTGCAGGTGCGCGGGCTGGAGCCGTTCGCGGACTCGATCGACCTCCCCGACCTCCCGCTGGGCACGGGCGGCGTCTACGCGCTGCCGCGGCTGGAGGCGGCGCAGCGGGCCATCGCCCGGGCCCTGGCCGAGCTGGGCTACGCGTTCGCGATCGTTGAGGTCTCCGGCTCCGTCTCGCGCGAGGCGCACGCGGCCGACGTGGTGCTGGAGGCCGTCCCCGGCCCCCGCGCCGTCTTCGGGTCGACGACGATCCGCGCCGAGGGGCCGCTCCAGGAGCGCGACGTGCGGGCGCGGCTGGGCTGGCGCGTGGGCGAGCGCTTCGACCCCGACGCGCTGGAGACCATGGCCGAGCGGCTCTACCGACTGCCGATCGTGGAGCGCGTGGCGCTGGAGCCCCGGCGCGCGGCCGCGGCGGACAGCGTGGTGGAGACCCTGGTGGCGGTGGAGACGGGGCGCAGGACGGGGTTCCAGGCGGAGGGGATCGTCTCCCGCAGCGCCTGCCTGGGCGGTACGGCGTGGTGGGCGAGCCGCTACTTCCTGGGCGCGCCGCGGGTGTTCGCCCTGCGCGTGGGCGGGTCGAACCTCTTCGCCGACCAGCTCGGCGGCCTGTGCGCCGGCGAGGACGAGTTCGCGGACCCCGACTACTTCGCGCGCGCCGAGCTGCGCCAGCCGCTGGGCGCCGCGAGCTGGCTGCTGCTGGACGCGGAGGTGAGCCGCGAATCCGCCACGCGCGCGTACATCCGCCGCGGCGTGAGCGGGCGCATCGCCTACGCGACGCAGCTGGCGCGCGGGCTGGACGGGCTGATCGGCTACGCGCCCGAGCGGAGCGACAACGAGGCCGGCGCGCCGTTCTTCTGCGCGCTGTACGCCGTCTGCGCCGGGGCGGCGCTGGACGCGCTGACCGGCACCGCCACGCTGGCGCCCGCCGAGCTGAGCGCCGCCTACACGCCGCCGGGCGCCCGCCGCCCCGCCCTCGGCCCGCGGGCCACGTGGGACCCGCTGCGCCCGATCCCCGACTGGCTGTTCTCGACGCGCGCCACGCTCAGCGCCGCGGGCGGGCCGACGGGCTCGGAGTACGACTTCGCGAGCGCGGTGCTGGAGGGCAACGCCACGCGGCTCGTGGGCGGGCGCGCGGAGCTGGCGGCGCGCGTCCGCGCCGGCGCGCTGGCGGGGGCGCGCGACCCGCTCCCGCCGCAGGTGCGCCTCTTCGGCGGCGGCCCGCGCGGGGTGCGCGGTGTCCCGCAGAACCTGCTCGGCCCCCGGCTCCTCGTCGTCCGCGCGGACGAGGGCGAGAACCTCGGCTGCGCGCTGGCCGCGGGCGCGTGCGAGGGCGTGGAGGTCGACCCCGGCGCCGTGTTCCCGCGCGCCACCGGCGGCGAGGCGCTGGTGGAGGCGAGCGCCGAGGCGCGCTGGTGGGTGGCGAACCGCCTGCAGCTCGCCGCCTTCGCCGACTTCGGCGCGGTCCGCAGCGGGGCCGCCCCGGGCGCGCCGTCCGCCGTCCGCCGCACCGAGTCGATCCTGACGCCGGGGATCGGCGTTCTGGCGGTCACCGCCGTCGGCCCCGTCCGCGTCGACGTCGCCTACAACCCCTCCCCCGCGCGCACCTACCCGCTCTTCGCGCGCGACCCCGACGGCGACGGCTACCTCTATCTCGGCAACGTCGTCTACGACCCCTTCGGCCACGACGGAGCCGGGGGTTGGAAGGAGTTCGGGCGACGGCTGCAGCTCCAGCTCACGCTGGGGCAGGTGTTCTGA